The DNA segment TTGATCCACCAGAGATTGTATTTCTGCAGGCAAAGCAGAATGTGCATCTTCAAATTTCATGGGATCCAGTGGGTCATATTCCGGGTGCCAGTAGGCTCCACCGGCGATCTCTGTATCCATTGTAACCTGTTTGGCGTGTTGCAGCATGCCATCGTACATGGCCGACATAAACAAGATCAGGAAAAATGAAAAAGCGGTTACAAGAACATTCAGAACGGTGCGCAGCCTGGCACCCAGTAGGTTTTTCAGTGCAATTTTAAAAAGCATCCCTATTCACCTACTTGTGGATTATCGATTTTTTTATCTTCTATTATTTGACCGTCATCCAGATGAATAATGCGCCACAGGTAGGCCATGATCTTTTCATCATGGGTGGCAAAAACGAAAGTGGTGGTAAGTTCTTTATTTAAACCCACCATAATCTCCATGATATGATGCGAATTCTCGGCATCCAAATTGGCCGTGGGCTCATCTGCCAGAACAAGTGCCGGACGGTGAACAATGGCCCTGGCAATTGCTGTCCGCTGGCATTCACCTCCGCTGAGCATTGCCGGGCGGGAATCACGCTTATCACTCAGGCCAACCCATTCTATAGCCTGGGTGACTGTATTTGCCCGTTCCTTGGGATCCACCTTGTTCAAGATCAGAGGCAGTTCAACATTCTCAAAAACGGTGTAGACAGGAAGAAGATTATAATGTTGAAAGATAAAACCCATATGTGTACGGCGCAGGCGGGCCCGCTCAGCGTGGGAAGTATTAGCCAATGATTTACCCAGAACAGCCACTTCACCTTCACTTGCTGAATCAAGGCCACCAATAATATTAAGTAGTGTCGTTTTGCCTGAGCCAGAGGGCCCAACCAGACCCATAAATTCCCCTGTGTTCAGGGTCAGGTTCACACCTTTCAGAGCGGTGAAAAAATCAGTACCTACCGGAAAACGCTTTACAAGGTTACGTATTGTGATGACAGAGTTGTTTTCCATCTTTTCCTTCCTAATGGTTGTAGATAAGCATGAGCTGTAAACCGTTCCCAAAACCGGCCAGACTGCGCGGAAGATACTCATCCGGCACATCATATTCGACCCTTTTTGGGTTCGCTGACAATAATAAATTTACACTGAGATTATCATAAGTAATACCCCATCTGAAAAAGTGGAACATTCTCTCACTTGTCCAGTCTATATAAGTGATGGCCATAAGCTGATGTAAAATACCCAGAGGCATACTTGCCATGAAAAAACTGTATGTTTGGTCATCAGTATCAGAATTATTCTGCGACGAACGGATATACATGGATTCGCTCATGATGAGGATACCGGTGAATAGAGGGATTGTAAAATCACCGCCCAGAGTGGCCAGAGCATACCGGTTATAACCGGAAAAATTATCTTTGTCAGAAAAAAGTGTCGCCCCTTCAAACCAAAAACCTATAAAACCATCATAACGGTAATCCAAGGCGGCCCGTTTGTGGGGGCCGGGCATGACCACAGGGAAAAGCCCCACTTGCTGAGGACTTATTAACGGATCCTGATGGAAGGTCATGCCCCACTCGCCTGAGGTGGTGGACAGTTCCATCCGTCCACCATAAGAGAGGGTGTCCTTTTCACTGTTAATAATCCAGCTCCAGAGTGCTACCGATCTAGAAGGGAATAGTCTCAGCCTGAACGCTTCCACTCCATCGGTCTGGCCCGTGGGATCCCGAAGATCGATGGTGTCAAACCAAGACGTGGGCCGCAGGAACTGGGCCGGGCCAAATGCAATCTTCTGCAGACCAAGACGGGCCTCCACCCGCTGAGTTGAATATCTTATCCACCCACGATAAGGCTTTTCAGCACGGGCCAGGAGAGCCTCCCCCGAGTAAGCCCTGCTGACGCGATAAGCCCATTCCATATCCAGTAGCCGTTCATCATTCAAGGGGCGATAGAAAGAGATTGTCGGAATGTAACCTAGTTGGGTCTCAACAGAAGAACGTCCCTCCGCCGGATCATCGCCAAGTATGCCACCGCCCCATAATTGGCCTTTGGCTGAAAATGTTTGACCTATTGTTATCACGGTGAAACAGAACCAGCACAAGACAAGGATCAAATGTTGACCTGCACTCTTTCCTCGCTGCTCAAAATCGTAAGAACAGGGATAACAATTCTGGTTCATTTAAGAATAACTTTCAGCTAATTGATGGCAATTCCCAGATTTTTCATATCCTCCATCAACCGAACCGGTTCCACCAATTGTCCCATCCAGTGCAGCCCAGGTTTGCGGATGGTCCCGTCAAGATACTGAAACAGGCACGCCATCACCGGGATGACGGTGAACCAGTATGCATCTTCATGTTGGAGTGTCACTACAATTTCTGATTCCTGCCCGTCTTTTTTCCCGGCAGCTTCCAGCTTCATCATTGTGTAATATGGTGGTTTGGATGACGTTTTCCATGCCCAAACGAATAAACTACCCATCGGTTTTGCCATGACGTTCGGGAAGAATTTCATCATAAGAAACACAACCGGCATGACGATATAATCCGCAAACCAACCGAATCCGGCGATGTAAAAGCCCGTATTCTTCAAGGATGGTATCTGTCCGGGTAAATCGCGAAGCTCCTCAAAAAATATGGGGGTGCACATTCTTTTTCCCGCCGGTTCTCCAAAGTCGATGGAAGGAAAATCGCGCATTGACCAGAAACCTGGGTTTTCCCAACTCCCGTTCTTCAGGAACAACAGTTCATAATCAGTCAACTCTTGAATTAATTCCACTTTAGTAGCTTCAGTTACAGAATAGTTACTCCAGTCTGAGCTGATGACTCCGGCTGTGATAGCTGATTCCAGTTCATCCATTTGCATGTCGGCATAACGCACCAGCGCCGCCGGGAGCCCGGGATGGAAACCACCTTCACTGATAAAACAGCATCCGGACTCCTTGATTTCATCAATCATGGACTTCAGTATTTTCACCTTTATGTTTGAGTACTGAACGTCGAGATAGTCTATCCGTGCCTGTATGGCTGCTTCCGCAATCTCCCGCGTATACTGGGCAGTACTGGCAGCAGACACCACGAAATCGACTTCTGAGAACGCTTGATTCAGACTACCCACATCAGAAGCGTCAACTCTGGTCCACGAAACTTTGTCGGTTGACAATCTTTCACCCAACGTAGCGGTAGCGCCCACCAGCTTGTCCTCGTTCCTCGCCGCCAGTGTCACTCTGCTTTCCGTATGCTTCAGCAACAGTTCTGCAATCTTGATACCTGTATTGCCAGAGCCGCCGATGATTAACATTCGTTTTTCCATCTGATAATCTCCTTAGATTTTATATTTCCTTATACTGTATTCCTCGCATGAAGGACTCAACGGCTTCTTTCTTGGCCTTTTGAAACATGGCGTGATCCTTCAAAACCATGTACTGCCACGCCAGACCATCCATGAATGCCAGCAGCAGAGTTGCAACGCCGTCCTTGTTCATCTTTCTAAATTCACCCCTCTCTTCTCCCGCTTGGAGAATCATCTTAATCTTGCCTCTGAAATCTTCATACATCCGAGCCAGAGTAGCCTGACCTTCATCGTGCCAGTGTCCCCTTGCACCGTGCGCCCACAATTCGGTCAAGATCAAGACGGCGTCGCCCATCTCCAGCACGGTGTCAAATCCCTCATTCATCAGTTTTGTCAGTTTCTCTGCCGGCGAAATGGACAAACCCAATAGCTCGTCAATCTGCAACATCATCTCACCCATCACGGAATCTTCAATAGCTGAGAATATTTCTTCCTTGCTGCGGAAATACTCGTAAACCGTCCCCTTACCGATTCCCGCCTCTTTTGCCACATCAGCGATCTTGCCCCGCTCAAGACCTTTGCGGGCGAAAACTTCGATGGCTGCCTTGATGATTTGTGTTCTCTTGTTTTGGGTCATCGCCTTAAACTACTTTGACCGACCGACTGGTCAGTCATAACTTACACCTCAGAAACACTCAAAGCAAACAGAACTTGCTCACAGACTTGCCGGAGAAGGTTCAGTTATTCGTAGTACCGGCGGTCATTCTTTGAGGTAGGCTCTCAGCTCCCGCAGCATCGATTGACTATTCCCCACATCAAGAAGAGAGACGACCACGAGCAACTGAAAACGGATTACTGTCATACTAATGTAGCGACACTGAGAACTGATGTTCACGGTTTGCGCTAGCGAGACCAGGCCGGGCCTTCACACCGGCAGAGCCTACGGATCTCAGCTACGAGGTTGCGGATTTCATGGGGTGACAGCGTTTCCCCCCACGGCGGCATAAAATGATGCTTTCCTAAGATCACGCCACCACCGTTAATGCCGTCATAGAGCGTATCATCCGCCCGCTGGCTCATTAGTGATGCATCGGAATGTGATACCGGTGCGGCAGGCATGTATTGCGCATTATAGCCGTTACCGCTGCCGTCAAGTCCATGACAGACTGAGCAGTACTCCCGGTATAAGCTTCCCGTCCCCTTCATCTTGGGATTAAATGGTGTGTGATCGATCAGCGACAGATAGGCTGGCGGAGTTGTTTCCACATTCGCCTGTTTGAGGAAGTTACCGATGAGAATGGCTCTCTTAGGCTGTAAGGCACTCTTGGGCATGATAGACGCCGGCACAATCTCCCGCGGATGCTGGATCATCATATCAACAAACGGTCCGTTCAACCTTTGGCTGACACTGCCCAGATCGGGGCCGATATGCCCGCCCTCATCCCCCAATCGGTGGCAGCCGAGACACGACAGTTTATCACGCAACAGCGATTCAGCTTTCCTCATCGCGTAGGAAGAAAGTCGTTCGGATTCCCTCTGGTTCGATCCTCGACTGCTCCCGAAAAAATGTTCGGTAAGAATCTCGACTTCTCTCTCAGTCAGATCGAAATCCGGCATGCGGCTTCCAGAGCCGGGGAAGTAACCGAAAGGCCTAACTGCATGTGTTTCACTGAAATAGTTGTGCAGCCACCGCGGCTGAACCCGCTGCGATTCTATGGAGAGATCAGGGCCATTGCGCTCGAACCACGGTTCAACTCCATCCAGCCGGTGACAGGCGAGACAATTCTGAGATAGAAGTATTCGTCTACCCATCTCTGCTGTTACATCTGGATAAGTCTGTCTGGCTGCCGAAAACCGTACTTCTAGTTCCTGTAACTCACTTCTGCCCATAGCAGAAAGATAGTCCACAATAGATGCCGCCATCTCTTCTGCATCTGAGATGAGACCGTGCACGGATGCATCTTCCGCCTCAGCGTCAAAGAAAAAGCGCGGCATGCCGGCGTCAGTATCTTCAAACGGTGCCGGATTCAACAGATATAGAGTGAGCCAGTCCCGTTGCAGGCGATACCCGACTGTCGCCAGGTCTGTCGTACGATTCGAGCCTTCACCCGCCACAATATGACACTTAGTACACTGCAGTTCACGCGTAATAATCTCATGAATTTCAGGAGAAGTATGTGCCGCACCTTTCGCTTTACCTCTAAGTGAAACACTTTCTGGCAGCTCCCTCAGTTCAGACAGAAAGAGCGTCAGGGCAAGGCTTTCTCTCACATCAAAGGCGAAGTTGGGCATTCGTGTCGCGCCGATATTGTGCCGCACGCGGACAGGCTTCTGTAGATAAGAAAAGAGATAGGCGGAGGGGTACTTGGCGCCGGCAAAGCTCAGGTTGGGCGCCTTCACCTCCATCGCCACGGTAGAGATGACACCGTTATGGCAATTACCGCAACCGAGCTCGCGCAAAAGGGAATCTGCTTCACCGGCAGCCTGTAGCATTGCGAAGCTACAGAAGAAAAGGAAGATAAGAATGTTCCAGAGTCTGCGCATCATGGAGATAAGAGAAGTGTGAAACTGATTGATGAAATTAATAAACTGACTGTCCAATTGCACTATGCTGATTATCGCTTGTTGCGTCTGGACAAGGTGGTTGGCATTGGCATCTTCACTGACTAAATTCGGCGCGTTATGAAACTCAAACTCCACTGGCAAATTTTCATCGCCATGGCACTGGGAGCCACTTTTGCTCTCGTTCTTGGTGAGAAGGCGCTCATTGCCGCACCGTTGGGAACAATTTTCATGCGGCTTCTGAAGATGATCATCGTGCCGCTGATTCTCACTTCCATCACTTCCGGTGTTGCCGGTCTGGGCGATCCCAAGACGTTGGGCAGAGTGGGGCTCAAAACGTTCGGTTACTATTTCATGAGTTCTATGATCGCCATTCTTATCGGTCTCGTCCTTACCAACATCATTCAACCCGGTGTCGGTGCCAAAGTCCCCGATACAGTGGAAGAGTTCGACCTATCTCAACTTCAACAGCCAGATTCTCTGGGAAGCATTCTCATCAGGATGATCCCGACGAACCCGGTAAAAGCAGCGGCGGATGGGGATATTCTTGGACTGATCTTTTTCTCTATAATCTTCGGTTTTGCCATAACACAACTCAAGGGCAAGCCTCACGACTTCTTGGTGAATTTATTCGATAACAGTTTCCAGGCCATGATGAAGTTGACCCACGCCATCATCAGACTGGCCCCTATCGGCGTCTTCGGCCTAATCTCAAGTGCCGTTGCCACAGCTGGCTTTGAACTGTTCAAAGCTGTGGGGATGTACATGATTACCATCGCTTTAGGTCTGACGCTTCACCTTGTTATTGTCCTTCCCTTACTGTTATTCCTGTTCACAAGGGAGAGTCCGCTGAAACACGGCCGCGCTCTAATGTCCGCCATGGCCACGGCTTTCTCCACCAGTTCCTCAGGGGCAACACTGCCGGTAACAATGGACTGCATAGAGAATAATGTAGGCGTCTCAAACAGGGTTACCAGTTTCGTCCTCCCCCTGGGAGCCACCATCAATATGGATGGAACGGCCCTGTATGAGTGTGCCGGTGTTCTCTTCATCACGCAGGCTATCCCTGGGATTGATCTTTCTTTCTCTGCTCAGGTGGTAGTAGTCATTACCGCCTTTTTGGCTTCTGTTGGCGCCGCAGCCGTCCCCTCAGCAGGACTGGTCATGATCTTCATCGTCCTCAATGCTGTGGGGCTCGGGGACCATCCCACTGCCGCTTTACTGGTGGGCACCATGCTGGCTGTTGACAGACCCCTCGACATGTACCGCACCGTAGTGAATGTAACCAGCGACAGCGTCGGTACCGTCGTCGTGGCCAAGTCTGAAGGAGAAACAGACCTGTATCGGAACATCTAGCTCTCTACCCCTGCCTTGCCACTTTTACTGTTAAGAACAGCACATTTCAAGATTTGGTTGATATTATTTTGAATCCTGAGTAACAATCAGACCTGACAGGTTGGCTTCATGGAGAGCCTGTCAGGTTTCAGCATTAGAAATGCACAGAATCTTGAAAAAACTCCAAGGCGGAGACCTCCGCTCCAAGGGCAGATCGGAAGAAGTCGTTGAAGATGTTCTGAAGAATCCTGACCTCTTCGCCATTCTCTTCAATGGGATGCTCCACGACGATCCCGTTATCCGCATGAGAGCCGCCGATGCTATGGAGAAAATCGCCAGACAACGCGCCAATTTGCTCCAACCCTTCAAGAAGCGCCTGATTGATGAAGTAGCGAAAATCGAGCAACAGGAGGTTCGCTGGCATGTGGCGCAAATGTTTTCCTGTCTGGAGCTAACAAAGGTAGAAAGGGGGAAGGTTGCGGCGATTCTCCACGAGTATCTGCAAGACAAAAGCAGCATTGTAAAAACATTTGCCATGCAGGCGCTGGCTGATCTGGCAAGGCAGGATGAAACAGTGAAACGTAAGGTGGTCCCGCTCCTCAGAAAGCTGACGGAAACCGGAAGTCCGGCTATGCAGTCTAGGGGACGGAAGCTGTTAGCTGAGCTCGCAGACTAGTGACATGCCAGGCGTGAACTGACGGCTAACTATGCGAGGGTCTCAGCCGATCAGAAGGATTCTTTCCACTGGTTATTGGTGAGTGGTGAGCGATGTGGCGATAGTCTCACCTGTCTTCCCATTCCGGCACTTCTTCATTTACGCAATAAAGAAAGACGAAGACGCCAGTTCTGCCCAAGTGCTTGAATCGGCGCGTTAGTTCCCCCGCCCGATCATAGTAGTCCTCTTCCAGCGAATCAAGGTAAGCCTTGAAAGAACCATGCTCTCCGATGAACTCCTTCATACACCCAGCGTTTTCCACTGTGGCGGCGATCTTCTGACGGTTGCGGACGATACCTGTGTCACTGACCAATCGCTCAAGGTCGTCTAAGCCATAAGCAGCTACTTTTTCAATGCTGAAGCAGTCAAAAGCCTTCTTAAAGTTCTCCCACTTGTTCCTAATCACTGACCAGCTGAAGCCGGCCTGGAAGATAGCCTTGGCCATCTGCTCCAAGTATTCGTCATCTGAGCCGGGTGTTTTTCTCGGTGGTATCTCGTAAACAGCTGGCATTTACTGCCCTCCTTTACCTGTCATTCACACTGTGAGTAGCGCAAGATTATCTTGCGATTAGATGACTGTGCTATCACCAGACGATGGCGAGATAGCATCTTGCCCTGCAAGGAAGATATGGTAAATTTGCTGCAATGAAAACGCTCAAGTATCTTCCCCCTTTAGCGGTCGTTACAGCCGCTGTTCTCTGGAGCTTTGACGGTCTGCTGAGGCAAAATCTGGCTTCTGTTTCCTCTTTCCTTGTCATTCTCCTTGAGCATATCATAGGGGCGATACTCTTTATTCCGTTCTTAATCAAGGGATGGGCTGAGATCAAAAATCTCTCTCAGCGTGTTTGGATTTCAGTAATGTGGGTTGCCGTTTTCGGCGGGATTATCGGCACATTCTTCTATACGAAAGCGCTGAGCTACATCGGCTTCATCGATCTATCAGTAGTGGTGCTGTTGCAGAAGTTTCAGCCCCTCTTTGCCATCGCCCTGGCAGCGGTAATCCTGCGGGAACCGCTTACCAGACAGTATCTCACTTATGCCGCCATAGCCGTCGTGGGCGGTTACCTGGTCACTTTCGGTAACGGTATGCCAACGTTCTCAGCAAATGATGCTACACTCATTGCATCCCTTATGGCGTTGTGCGCAGCGTTCGCCTGGGGTAGTTCGACAGTCCTGGGCAAGCACGCCCTTGGGCACCTTTCGTTTTTCACCCTGACTTCCTTGCGTCTATGGGTTACATCCATCGTGGCCGGCGCCATTTTCTTCGCCCTGCCTGACAGGCCCGATCCGACGGCTCTCTCGGGAAATGAGTGGCTCTTCATCCTTGCGATTGCCCTCTCCACAGGCAGCGTAGCCCTTTTCATATATTACTACGGACTCAAACACATTCCAGCCACCCATGCTACTATTTATGAACTGTTCTGGCCTCTTTCCGCCGTTTTGATCGACTGGCTTATACGAGGCAGGCTTCTGGCACCTTCTCAGATGATCGGGGGAATTCTCCTTGTCGCGGCATCAGTTCTTCTTTCCCAAAACAGTAAAAACTCCTGAAAATGCCGGCTATAGACTCCCTGACTCCTCGCCATCATCGCAACAACCTCATCTTCAATTCTATGCACGAATCGTTTTGGGGATTCGGCGTCGCCTTCCACTCTATCTACGCCGTAGTGCCCCTCTTTCTGAGTGAACTGGGGGCGCCCACCATCATTATCGGTTCAGTTGTGGGAGTCTTTACCGCCTTTACTGCCATGCCCCAAATTGTGACTGCCTTCCTCAGCAGGCGTACGCGGAACGTCAAACTGGCGGTTATGACGGTCAACAGCCTGCTGATTCCACCCATGTTCGTAGTGGGATTTATCTTCGCATTCATCGCTCCGTCTGGACCCAGTGCCTGGATTATCTATTATGTCTGCTATATTTTCTACACATTAGGAGTTGGAATCGTCTTTCCCATATGGGCAGATTTTCTAGAAACAGTTCACATCCCGGAAAGGCGTGGATCGTTCTTCGGCATTTCATTCGCTTTCACCAGCGGCGCGGGATTTGCGGGAGGACTGATAGTCAGGCGGCTTCTTGATACCACACCTTTCCCAAACAACTTTGGCTTCGGTTTCCTTATCTATTCGGCCTGCATCCTGGGGGCCACATTGATGTTTATACCTTACACTACGCGCAAGCGCAAAAAAAAGGAGACTAGCCGGAACTTCAGCGATTTTATCAGCGAGATTCGCACGATTATCATCAATGACAAAAATTTTCGCCGTTACATTGCAAGCCGAATACTCCTGACGGCGAACTACCCGGCAATCTCTCTTTACGCTGTCTACAGCCGCGACAAGCTCGGTTTCGACATTAGTGAAGCAGGCACATTCACCGCCATTACTGTGGCTATGTCAGGAATAGCAAGTTTCGCTGCCGGCAAGATTGGGGACCAGTTCGGCCATAAACATGCAATGGTCCTGGTCTTTACTTCCTATCTGGCTGCCCTTGTCACTGCCCTCTCTGCCACAACAATGTTACAGACCTACCTGATCTTCATTTTCCTCGGCTTAGGTCAAGGTGGATTTCTGACTTCCGCTATGAGTCTCGTGTACGAATTCGCCGGTGAGGAAGGAGACAAGAAGGTCTACTTCGCCCTCATCGACAGTCTTACAGCTCCATTTGTGCTACTATTCATCATCATTGTCGGCCTGCTCATTCCTGTTTACGGGACACCGCTCGTCTTGATGGGATTGGGGCTCTTCATCCTTGCCGGGACAATCTTTCTCGCACTCTTTACCGAAGAACCAAAGGTGTTCAGAACTCATTTCCCGTCAGCGGAAACACTTATGTAGCACAGCAAATGATTAACGCCAATTTTGTCTATGATATTTTGAAAGTGACTCATTAAATTCATGGAACGGGAATATTGTATAGATATAGATGAAGTTTCGAATCGTCATCATAATTTCAGTCCTCGCTTTCTTTGCCGTTTCGTGCGAAGAGGATCCAGAACGTCATCTCAAACTCGGAAACTGGTATTATCAGAAGGGGCTGGTCGATGATGCCATCCTTGAATATCGAGAGGTAATACGCCTCCATTCACCAGAAACGACAGACCTGAGCCGGGAAGAGTTGAACACAGTAATGAAGGCCCACTACAACCTCGCCATATCCTATTCCAAAAAGGGGTGGTACGAACATGCCCTTAAAGAGGCAGAGATGACTTTCGACATCTGGCCTACAAAGGATAATTATGAGATGGTGGAGCTCCTCAAAAAGCGGCGCAGCCTTGAGCGGCTCGATATCGAAACCAGTTCCTAACTCCCTTCTCTCTACTTCAAATCGATATTACTTGCTTCCGGACTCACTCTAGCTACGTCTGTCCTGACGAATAGATAAGGTACCACCAGCGATATCCACATCCCCAGCACGGCATACTGGATGTAATGATAAACAGGGAGCGCCGATATTAGAACGTTAAGACCGACTTTCAGCAGTACGACACTAATTATTCCTAAGACGATTCTCACCACCTGTCTCTCCGTGGAAGC comes from the Candidatus Neomarinimicrobiota bacterium genome and includes:
- a CDS encoding ABC transporter permease, encoding MLFKIALKNLLGARLRTVLNVLVTAFSFFLILFMSAMYDGMLQHAKQVTMDTEIAGGAYWHPEYDPLDPMKFEDAHSALPAEIQSLVDQ
- a CDS encoding ABC transporter ATP-binding protein, which translates into the protein MENNSVITIRNLVKRFPVGTDFFTALKGVNLTLNTGEFMGLVGPSGSGKTTLLNIIGGLDSASEGEVAVLGKSLANTSHAERARLRRTHMGFIFQHYNLLPVYTVFENVELPLILNKVDPKERANTVTQAIEWVGLSDKRDSRPAMLSGGECQRTAIARAIVHRPALVLADEPTANLDAENSHHIMEIMVGLNKELTTTFVFATHDEKIMAYLWRIIHLDDGQIIEDKKIDNPQVGE
- a CDS encoding saccharopine dehydrogenase NADP-binding domain-containing protein, with translation MEKRMLIIGGSGNTGIKIAELLLKHTESRVTLAARNEDKLVGATATLGERLSTDKVSWTRVDASDVGSLNQAFSEVDFVVSAASTAQYTREIAEAAIQARIDYLDVQYSNIKVKILKSMIDEIKESGCCFISEGGFHPGLPAALVRYADMQMDELESAITAGVISSDWSNYSVTEATKVELIQELTDYELLFLKNGSWENPGFWSMRDFPSIDFGEPAGKRMCTPIFFEELRDLPGQIPSLKNTGFYIAGFGWFADYIVMPVVFLMMKFFPNVMAKPMGSLFVWAWKTSSKPPYYTMMKLEAAGKKDGQESEIVVTLQHEDAYWFTVIPVMACLFQYLDGTIRKPGLHWMGQLVEPVRLMEDMKNLGIAIN
- a CDS encoding TetR/AcrR family transcriptional regulator, giving the protein MTQNKRTQIIKAAIEVFARKGLERGKIADVAKEAGIGKGTVYEYFRSKEEIFSAIEDSVMGEMMLQIDELLGLSISPAEKLTKLMNEGFDTVLEMGDAVLILTELWAHGARGHWHDEGQATLARMYEDFRGKIKMILQAGEERGEFRKMNKDGVATLLLAFMDGLAWQYMVLKDHAMFQKAKKEAVESFMRGIQYKEI
- a CDS encoding c-type cytochrome; amino-acid sequence: MEFEFHNAPNLVSEDANANHLVQTQQAIISIVQLDSQFINFINQFHTSLISMMRRLWNILIFLFFCSFAMLQAAGEADSLLRELGCGNCHNGVISTVAMEVKAPNLSFAGAKYPSAYLFSYLQKPVRVRHNIGATRMPNFAFDVRESLALTLFLSELRELPESVSLRGKAKGAAHTSPEIHEIITRELQCTKCHIVAGEGSNRTTDLATVGYRLQRDWLTLYLLNPAPFEDTDAGMPRFFFDAEAEDASVHGLISDAEEMAASIVDYLSAMGRSELQELEVRFSAARQTYPDVTAEMGRRILLSQNCLACHRLDGVEPWFERNGPDLSIESQRVQPRWLHNYFSETHAVRPFGYFPGSGSRMPDFDLTEREVEILTEHFFGSSRGSNQRESERLSSYAMRKAESLLRDKLSCLGCHRLGDEGGHIGPDLGSVSQRLNGPFVDMMIQHPREIVPASIMPKSALQPKRAILIGNFLKQANVETTPPAYLSLIDHTPFNPKMKGTGSLYREYCSVCHGLDGSGNGYNAQYMPAAPVSHSDASLMSQRADDTLYDGINGGGVILGKHHFMPPWGETLSPHEIRNLVAEIRRLCRCEGPAWSR
- a CDS encoding dicarboxylate/amino acid:cation symporter, with the protein product MKLKLHWQIFIAMALGATFALVLGEKALIAAPLGTIFMRLLKMIIVPLILTSITSGVAGLGDPKTLGRVGLKTFGYYFMSSMIAILIGLVLTNIIQPGVGAKVPDTVEEFDLSQLQQPDSLGSILIRMIPTNPVKAAADGDILGLIFFSIIFGFAITQLKGKPHDFLVNLFDNSFQAMMKLTHAIIRLAPIGVFGLISSAVATAGFELFKAVGMYMITIALGLTLHLVIVLPLLLFLFTRESPLKHGRALMSAMATAFSTSSSGATLPVTMDCIENNVGVSNRVTSFVLPLGATINMDGTALYECAGVLFITQAIPGIDLSFSAQVVVVITAFLASVGAAAVPSAGLVMIFIVLNAVGLGDHPTAALLVGTMLAVDRPLDMYRTVVNVTSDSVGTVVVAKSEGETDLYRNI
- a CDS encoding DNA-3-methyladenine glycosylase I, translating into MPAVYEIPPRKTPGSDDEYLEQMAKAIFQAGFSWSVIRNKWENFKKAFDCFSIEKVAAYGLDDLERLVSDTGIVRNRQKIAATVENAGCMKEFIGEHGSFKAYLDSLEEDYYDRAGELTRRFKHLGRTGVFVFLYCVNEEVPEWEDR
- a CDS encoding DMT family transporter, which codes for MKTLKYLPPLAVVTAAVLWSFDGLLRQNLASVSSFLVILLEHIIGAILFIPFLIKGWAEIKNLSQRVWISVMWVAVFGGIIGTFFYTKALSYIGFIDLSVVVLLQKFQPLFAIALAAVILREPLTRQYLTYAAIAVVGGYLVTFGNGMPTFSANDATLIASLMALCAAFAWGSSTVLGKHALGHLSFFTLTSLRLWVTSIVAGAIFFALPDRPDPTALSGNEWLFILAIALSTGSVALFIYYYGLKHIPATHATIYELFWPLSAVLIDWLIRGRLLAPSQMIGGILLVAASVLLSQNSKNS
- a CDS encoding MFS transporter; the protein is MPAIDSLTPRHHRNNLIFNSMHESFWGFGVAFHSIYAVVPLFLSELGAPTIIIGSVVGVFTAFTAMPQIVTAFLSRRTRNVKLAVMTVNSLLIPPMFVVGFIFAFIAPSGPSAWIIYYVCYIFYTLGVGIVFPIWADFLETVHIPERRGSFFGISFAFTSGAGFAGGLIVRRLLDTTPFPNNFGFGFLIYSACILGATLMFIPYTTRKRKKKETSRNFSDFISEIRTIIINDKNFRRYIASRILLTANYPAISLYAVYSRDKLGFDISEAGTFTAITVAMSGIASFAAGKIGDQFGHKHAMVLVFTSYLAALVTALSATTMLQTYLIFIFLGLGQGGFLTSAMSLVYEFAGEEGDKKVYFALIDSLTAPFVLLFIIIVGLLIPVYGTPLVLMGLGLFILAGTIFLALFTEEPKVFRTHFPSAETLM